In Ornithodoros turicata isolate Travis chromosome 1, ASM3712646v1, whole genome shotgun sequence, the DNA window ttcctgcttttcaggtgaggctacacttactggagtaatTATCTTGATTCCAAAACttgatgtcaggcagtagcatgttacacTGAAGAGGCTGGAATTGCAGCCTCATCAATCAGCACGAcaagcaaaatcagcaaaacggcGTACAAATCGGCGAAATTAAGAGCACAAAGCGACAAAGCTCTGAAGATCTCTCACATTTTTTGGTAGAGGAAAACTCGAAACTGCCCTCAATTTATCATGGTCTGGGTATATGCCTTCTTGGAAGACGATGTGGCCAAGAACCCTAGATGTGGCGACATTGAAATCACATTTTTTATGGCTGAGCTGTAAGCCAGCAGCGCTTAAATAGTCAAAGACGGCCGTAAGCGACGGACGAAGTCGGCATTAAGCCGGGAGTAGACGACGTCGTCGTCAAGGTAGCAGAGACATATCCTGCAGCATATTCCACGGAGCACTGAGTTCCATCATTCGTTCAAATGTCGGTAGTGCATTGGCAAGTCCAAGAGGCATGACTTTAAGCTCGTACAAACCGTCGAGAGTAGAGAACACTGTTTTTTCTATGTCAGTGGCGGCTATGGGAATTCACCTATAGACCTGAGAAACGTCGTCAATAACGCTTGTGcagagactgaaaccgaaacaaatcggaaggctgggttccacaaatgggcacttgttcgctgcatcCTACTGAAAGAAATGTAGGACccaaggtcgcgtccctttcaggcaCCATCGTAATCCACTCAAGACAGTGGCTTTCTGGTGCGACCTTGATCGCCCTAGCTTCAAGTGtaattcaactctaccaaatagaCTTCTCCCTCTGCgaaaacaaatgatgtcatgtgttcgacagcgccatcaACTGATCCTTCAATGCGCTGATcccttgcattgtaacaaaaactgtggcccccttcccgaacaatactgtcaTCTACTTAAGTAGCAACTAGTTGTCGgctctcccgctcagtctttcactgatgatgcccgtcgtatgacaggcgaaacgtctgcttaaagtttgtttgtttgttacgttaagtctgAGTCCTCGCTTTCTTTcgttatgtcatctcccggcttttggggTATTTTCGCAGCCATCAACTTGGttgagttgaactacgctcgatgctacgggcgaacaaggtcgcgtccgaaagccgctgtcttgaggggattacagaGGATAATCATACAAAATTAGCTCAGAACATttcttatatattttttttacatgaaATGATATCGAGCACCGAAATTAACGGAACTGTTCAATTGACACTTCAGGGAGTGCGCCTCCGAGGCGATTTTGTCACGTGCAGCATCTCGGGGTGCAGCGGTACGACATGCGAAATAAAAACCAAAGGTCCTGAAATGTGCCTTATATTTGCACACAGTGCATCATCTGATGGTACTGATGAACCACCGTATCGTTGAAACAATGACGTTATGCAGGATAACATGGTGAGATCGTTTGCATTCTTGGTCAGAAATAATGGgaaactatacagggtgtttcacctaaagcgaCAAAAATTCTAACTGGGAACGTACTCGCTGGAGGATCGTGGGACTTTCGACAATTACCTACTGGAGACGTTTTCCACCAttaaggaaggctttggacaatttttaattgcgggaaatttatttttttcaattgaactttggaaattgccaagtgaacctcacttctttacagaaatatgaagtcctctacGGATAACCGCAAACCGAACAAAAACTATACACAGTACCGTgacagaaatagtctaaaaaattagtaaaaattccgctCTGGCCCCGCCTGCATGATTGTTGTAAAGAAGATCGCACGGAaggtgcggggagaggaggaagtatTCCAgtctcttgttttacctttatTTTCTTCGCTTTGactttgatgctggtgacaaccgtcttatcacaaagaaaacaaaaccacagccttatcacaaagaaggcacaACAAATGAAGGCGAGGACACTTCATCCTCTCAATGCACATTTCCTGTGTGCTTCTTTGTGAAAATGAAGCAAGCAGAGCcaaagcggaatttttactttttttttttcgactagtCCTGTTGCTATACTGTGTATAATGTTCAcagggtctgtggttatccatgGAGgtcttcatatttctgtaataaaaaagtgaggttcgctcggcaattttcaaagttaaattcaaaaaataaatttccccgacttaaaaattgtccaaagccttcctgaatcgcggcaaaagttcccagacGGTAATTTCCCAAAAgttccacaatcctccggcaagtacgtcgccagttataattttttatcacattacctgaaacaccctgtatatgtcctgGAATGAGACTTATGGAACAGTTTGTCATATTTGTGCCTCGTGTCTTGACCAGAGCTTCTTGCCAAAAATAATGTTGTTTCACTTCCTGCTACACAAAAAAATTGCACTTTTGTCACCAAGCTATTTTCAATACCAGAGTAGCAGTTGCGCATTTTGGGTGCACCTCTCATGAATTTTTGGAGACGCAGCCGCTTGGgggctctttttcttttttttttctgtgagaAGAACTTTGCTACAATTGCCTTCATGGTCAGCAGGTCATATAAAGACCTGCTCTTCATGAAAAAGGATGTCACAGTCCCCAATTGTGACCCACAACACTATATCACGGCTATTGGcgtcagggatcggaaccgttattttttcggttcggtttaGTCATATTGGTTCGGGTTCAATGTGGCGTGCGAGCATACTACGTGTGGCACGGCCTTTTTTCTTAGAAGGTTTCAGGCCTGGTGTAGTACATGGAGGCATAGGTTTGTCgcacccacgacctactacaggttttcccggcgattttaatccaagtgccagctaaattaatccatgccccataaagtttgcatggcacatggattaatttcgatggcgcttggattaaaatcggcgggaaaacctgtagattatGATGACCATGTCaaaatcggcaacccctatgagaagcccgtctgcacgatccgctagggggcACTACACATCAGTCCGCGGGATCTACATCATGactggacaatggaaatttaaATTTTGAACACACCAGCTCCtgtggcgtagtggttaagatgatcgctttccacaccgagactgggaggtgacacgggttcgagtcctgtcaccggctgtgctgtctgaggttttccgtgtgttttcggaagactttccagatgaatgtcggcacagttccccctatcctcccctgtcccccaccacttcctgctgtcctctctctccatctatccacgtctgtacaccactcatagccacagttgcttcgcggcactaacaccgaattaaaaaaaagaaaatttcaacacgcagaagcagacgtacgactaccgtaccagacgacagcaacagctcctatgaaaacgcgtataatgatgatgataatgtacCTTAGCAAGAAGCATCTGCCGCGGGACATCTGCAGCTTGTACAacaatactaaggtaagctgaagtacaaagtattgtggaaactgaggaagcaataactgggctGATGTGTAGCACCACCGCTAGCCTCCTAATGCAGCGATGGAAAGggtgacatggtcgctataatctagtaggtcgtggtcacaccacagtgcgtgctcagctctgcaggacagagatcatgCTCTTGTATGGCTTCTTGCCCGTATGCACACACATATGGTGCATCAGGTAGTTTGTTGCGGACAGACATGTCACAGCTGCCCCTGTACTGTTCCCGTATGTCCCTGCGTTCTCTAGCTGAACCCTGCAAGACAGaggtcacacttgtatggcttctcgcccatgCGTGCACACATATGGTGGTTGTTCATGGCGGACGGACATGTCACGGCTGCACTTCCTGCACTTGTACAgatccttgcaggtgcatgtcCAGATGGTGTGCCAGGTGCTCGCGGCGGACAAACATGGCACTGCATAGCGTGCACTTGTACTGTTCCTTTCCCATGTGACCCTGTTTGTGACGCTGCAGGTAcgtgctctggctgaactctgcaggacagagatcgcacttataTGGCTTCTTGCCCTTATGTGTCTGCTCGTGACGCCGCAGGTTCGTGCTGTGGCTGAACGCTGCGGggcagagatcacacttgtacggcttctcgccggtgtgtgtccgcttgtggcCCTGCAGATCCGTGTtgcggctgaactctgcaggacagagatcacacttgtatggcttctcacccgtgtgtgtctgctCATGACGCTGCAAGTTTGTCCTGCGGGAGAACTTTGCAGGACAAAGATTGCACTGGAACGGCTTATTgcccgtgtgtgtctgcttgtggcACCTCAGATTCGTGTTGTACCTGAACACAGCAGGACAtagatcgcacttgtacggcttctcgccagTATGGGTTCGCTTGTGGCATAGCAAGCCAGTGCAACGGCTGAACTCAGCGGGACAGAGATCACATTTATACGGCTTCACGCCCGTGTGTTTACTCTCGTGACGCCGCAGGTCCTGGCTGCGGGTGAACATTGCAGGACACaaatcacacttgtatggcttctcgtccGTGTGTGTTCGCTCATGACGCCGCAGGTTCGCACTCAGGGTGAACTCTGCGCTACAGAGatggcacttgtgtggcttctctcccgtgtgtgtcAGCTTGTGCCTCTGCAGGACTGCACCAAGGGCAAATTCTGCGGGACAGAGGTTACACTTGTGCGGCTTCTCACCAGTGTGTGACAGCTCGTGACGCTGCAGGTTTGCTCTGCGAGAGAACTCTGCAGAACAGaggttgcacttgtatggcttgtCACCCGTGTGCGTCTGCTTGTGGCACCTCAGATTCGTGCTGTACCTGaattctgcaggacagagatcgcacttgtagggCTTTTCAccagtgtgtgtccgcttgtggcACAGAAGGCCAGTGCaacggctgaactctgcaggacagagatcacacttataCGGCTTCACCCCAGTGTGTGTTCTCTCGTGATGCTGCAGGTCTGCGCTGCGGGCGAACATtgcaggacagaggttgcacttgtatggtctctcacccgtgtgtgttcgcTGATGACGCCGCAGGTTTGTGCTGAGGGcaaactctgcaggacagagatggCACTTGTgcggcttctcacccgtgtgtgtcagcTTGTGCCGCCGCAGGATCTTGCCAAGGGTGAATTCTGCGGGGCAGAGGTCGCACCTGtacggcttctcacccgtgCGCTTATGCGGCTGGCTTGAGGCACTCTCAGACTGGGAGGATGTAGCTGGACTGGGATCACACCTGAGCCTCTTGCCTCCCACGTGATGCGTCGATGAAACAGGATGTTGTTCAGACTTCTTGCAAGCATGTGCGAGCATGTGGCATTCCAGGCTAGCTGGCGACGTGCATACAAGTGCACACATCTGGCATCTGTAGAACCCTTTTCCATTGTGACTTTTCGCATGTGCTCTCAAAGTAGACATGTGACGGAACGTCTTGGAACACGTGTCACAGTTAAGTAGCTTCGGTTCGTGAGTTTTGAGCTCACCATCCAGGTGCGCAATGGGAACGCAAGCACACTTGTAAAGCCCATCTTCCTCGTAGCCAGAGACTGACGATTCCCCAGCCTCTTTTGTTGTGTTGATGCTGGACTGTGTATCTGAAAATGCAGGATCACAAACATCTGTGGGCTCATCCTCAATGTGGAGCATACGAGTGCCTGCTGTTGTTTCTggaatagaaaaaaaatggaacacTGAGAGTGCAGATGGGGTTGAATACATAAATTGATATCGAGCAGGTATCTCACCAGTAGAGCTAATAGTAGAATAGTTGAAGTAGAATTAATAGCCAGTAGAATCTtcatgatacgaatttcggatgatacgaattctctCCCGGTCacggccggaatgcctattcttttCATGTATTACAGTTCAGGTGATAccagggttggctaccggaaatggaaacgagaaacggtaattaccgaaattcaatAAGAAACGAAAATGCGAACGGAAACAAAATTCAAAAGTGGTAAGGTTAACGGAAGGCAAATTCGCAGGATGTTTCCCTCAGTGTTTTTGCATTAATgtgaaaattatatatatccacactattcttccagtcatcacTCATTCAGTCATTCGTTTATTTTCaggactttctttcgtgttgagcacagtgcgcagcaagatggacgtgaaagttttggatgacgtgttatttttgtgcacgagcggagacttttgaaacttaaaggcatgtatttccgcaaACTAGAGAGGCATCTACTTGAGGTGTGTAAGATTCGTGACAAACTTCGCATTAAAGTCttttagtgtttgtgtttggcTGTCTTTTTGCCTGcattatgtaactagaatatctgacatgaaaaagccaaaaccagacagtacgaatTCCAGATGAGAAACAGTACCAAAATTACAGTGCAGTACAGTACGGAAATTACAGTACAgtacggaaacagaaacgaaaagccAAGTTTACCAGTTACCGAAAAcggaaccggaaacaataatattttctgTAACCAACCCTGGATGATACGAACGCATTACCTTGCCTTTACGATGATACAAACGACCAGAGGTTGTTCCCACCGTGACACGAGAGCGcaccagtttttttttcatcttttgaGGAAGGAGGGAGGCCCTCACCATCCTTACCACGAACTCGCTTACATCATGCTACGCgatgcaagcaatgactctgAACTCTGACTCTGAACCTCATCTCCTTATGTCTTTGTCTTCTTACCTCCCTCCCAATAATAAAGCACAAAGCTGTGTGACGCCGCACTGGTTTACTAAAAAAGCAATCAGAatacgtggagggaacatatcacgACGACTTCTGGCAATATTAGGCGTCACccttccgcaagtcggcttcacctaaaccctgcgtgctttaggagaagcttgcTTTAAGACACTGTCGCGCGCGGGCGGAAAGCACGTGCCGGGCCTTTTGAatctgggaaaatccctgaaaACATCCCcccgccccccgcccccccccaaaaaaaagaaacgagaaaacGAAAAGCTGATATGTGTGCATTTGACGTGCACGTTCCCACCACAGCATTCCCCACTCTGGAATCCGAGTAGTACGTGTATCTACTTTTTTGTTTTCGGATGACCAAAAAGATTATTTTTGGGAAGGGCACCAAAAAGTAATTAGCTCTGGTACTTTTTTAGTGTGGGATATGCCAACGTAGAACTTCGGATGCTGTTTTCTCAAAAAGGGGTTTTTGGGCTTCCTGCTCTGCTTGTGGAGCTGATATCCCAGCAACTACCTGGCCTAATTTGATCCTGTTTGTTTTATTATGCTCATTGATGCTATTTGTACACCATGACATTCTTGATTTTGCATGTTACTCCATTTTGAAATTGGGATACAGTTATCTGTTTCTGTGACCAGTGCATTGATTGTAACCAGATGACAAATACtggaaactaaaaattctagtGCTAGAAAtttaataaaaacaaaaacgcaaATGTCACGGCATGCAGCATACATTTGAGGATACACCCAATGCCCAAGCAGTCTTCTATAATATTTTGTAAATCCTGCAGGCCCTCCACGAGATGTggagataaaagaaaaaaaaacttcttaAGATATCACTGTGATATCTTGGGATATTCATTTTGGTGGCATTATCAGCACTTATACCAAATTCCATCAAAATTTACCAATAAATAAAGAAGTTTGTGTTGAAATCCACGTCCCCCCTTAAGCTTTATTAATTATTATGCCAATTTTTACAAACTCAACTGAagaatttgccaagtaaaggtagcttttttaccccaccaatgtgaactGCATGTCAAGTTCATGATGACTGACAGAGATATTGCTTTCCAGAGCACCCAGAGCCTAGCGCTTGACTACATTTTGCGCGTCTTCGATGCCAGTCCTACGAAAGGGGGTTGGTAAACCCAGAAAGAGATAAGACAGGCATGGCGTATCACATCCTGCTTCTGCTTGAATAATGCCTTCCTTCTACCAATTTCAAGAGCTGTCACTTTTTTGCCATCCCCCTGTGGGCTTGGTTTAGCAACCTCATTTTGTCATACTGACAATGACAGCGCACAAAGAGTCATCAAACGCTATGATCTGAGCAGCTATTTTTTCCCGATAAGAGAGTGCCCTTAATGTCTGTGTCAATTATCAAATATCACGAAATTGAGTAAATTTGGCACGCGCTTCAcaatggtggggtaaaaagACAGCGACCGTTAGTTTACAAATTTTAGAGTCCAGTTCGTAAAAATTAACATAATAAGagttacgagggtggttccataagtttctggcccgaggtagaaaatgcgcgcgaatttgaaaatgcgattaaggacgcgtggcgccatctgttggagggccggagcaccaccctcaaccctctccatgcctTTGTCGGTTgcagagcggcatttcaaacagccagggtgccctcttcagttaaaatggaaaaaatcgagtaccgcgctgtgataaaattcttgacaaaagagggactttcgcctaaagaaattaaagcgcgacaggacaacgtgtacagggaagcctctccgtcgtacacaacgatAAAAGACTTTcgagcagtttcgactggggcgagagtccattgaagataatccacgcgatggtcgtccagtggaagtggtgacacaagaaaatttgtctcttgtcgaggaggaagtgctgagcgacaggcgtctgaaggtgaaggaaatctcagaaaggctgaggctttccaaaacaacagtttttcgcatcatcggccagggccttcacatgaaaaaggtcagtgtgAGATGGGTGTCACgccttctctcgtcagttcaaaagcaacaccgcgtcgtctgtgccaaagagtttttggagctctgtcaagagaacaaagaagaaatattgaagtcaattgtcacaggggatgagactatggtgctctactatgatcccctttcgaaaaaggagtcgatggaatggcgcaaaccaggagaagcacccccaagaaaagccaaggtcagaCAATCTACAAAGAAGATCacggcaacaatattttgggattgtcacgggaccctcctcatcgacttcaaagagaggaacaccacagtgaatgcgacttattatgcttcactcctgcgccgactgcgagacgccatcaaggaaaaagGCGCGGCAGGTtcagtcgaggtgtccggttgctccgggacaatgcccctgtccacacggcttctgttgcgaAGGCTCCACTGAAGGAGGCTttgaagaaatccaccacccaccctacagtccagacttggcaccgactGACTACTTCCTGTCCTCAAACTtcaagagggatctcagaggacggagatttcaaaacgatagtgaggtgcaagaggcagttttccagcattttgcggacaaaacttctgactattttttcaagggtataagaatgctggttgaaaggtgtcaaaagtgcatcgaagttaagggtgactatgtcaaAAAGTCATaaacttgtttcgtctctatgactattaaaagttggtcgggcccgAAACTTATGTAACCACCCTCGTAAGTtaaatgacattcacatcaggaagtggcaaaaacatactaagaacaaatgccattgactgcATGATTCAGGGGGGCATAGTTTTTTCAATTagacattttctgggacaccttgtatagaATGAAGGTCTCGCTAGAGTGAAGTTTCATGGACAAGTTTATCTACTTCATTATATGGAGgtttgtacgaggggtgttcaagtcaaaccggcactttttatttttcgcaaaagtaaaatgaacttacaggcgagaaattagttttatttttcaacgtaatctccagctgcactaatgcacttgtcccagcgtttcacgagggcttgaatGCCAGCAGCTTAGAAATACTTAACagtgcgtagcagccatgattggaccacattcttgacctcgtcgtcgcagctgaagtgcctgcccccaaggaacgccttcagtggcccgaagagatggaaatcgctgggggcaaggtttggactgtaagggggatgtggcagcaactccccgccaagttcctgtaaggtgtatgtcgtgagatgcgcggtatgcgggtgtGCATTgccctgtaggaggaggactcctttggtgatgaggtctggccgcttttgcttcagcgccttacaTCCCCGAGAaactggcagtaatatgcactactCAGCAGAAGTCTGGGCAGAAAGTCAACATGAACAATGCCaaccttgtcccagaaaaccgtggccatgattttacccgcagacggggtgcttcggaaatTCTTGGGAGCttgcgagcccggatgcttccactgttttgtgctttgagactcaggagtgaaatggtgcacccacgtttcatcgcacatgatggtccgatcaaggaacggctgtccttcagtgttgAAACGGTActttagctcttgggagatttccagtcttctctgccggtcaaacatggagagctgcctcgggacccaacgggcactaactttctgaaactggaggtgttcatgaatgagagtgttcaacgttcccacacaAAGGTccatctttcgagccagttctagacatgttatctgtcggtccttgaggatcaggcgctccacaagttggacgttctcaggaactctgaca includes these proteins:
- the LOC135378675 gene encoding zinc finger protein 431-like isoform X2 encodes the protein MDDTPKNRAANGLFRINDESPSSSPSDSQLRDMQLSPMFSSQVMRVKVEPHESGCLIQQVHILQQHCREPASGGDTCGAPTGMDHSGDEPRDDSSNEQVFIEVKTEPYDTAIFARRDQMGHGVDSEETTAGTRMLHIEDEPTDVCDPAFSDTQSSINTTKEAGESSVSGYEEDGLYKCACVPIAHLDGELKTHEPKLLNCDTCSKTFRHMSTLRAHAKSHNGKGFYRCQMCALVCTSPASLECHMLAHACKKSEQHPVSSTHHVGGKRLRCDPSPATSSQSESASSQPHKRTGEKPYRCDLCPAEFTLGKILRRHKLTHTGEKPHKCHLCPAEFALSTNLRRHQRTHTGERPYKCNLCPAMFARSADLQHHERTHTGVKPYKCDLCPAEFSRCTGLLCHKRTHTGEKPYKCDLCPAEFRYSTNLRCHKQTHTGDKPYKCNLCSAEFSRRANLQRHELSHTGEKPHKCNLCPAEFALGAVLQRHKLTHTGEKPHKCHLCSAEFTLSANLRRHERTHTDEKPYKCDLCPAMFTRSQDLRRHESKHTGVKPYKCDLCPAEFSRCTGLLCHKRTHTGEKPYKCDLCPAVFRYNTNLRCHKQTHTGNKPFQCNLCPAKFSRRTNLQRHEQTHTGEKPYKCDLCPAEFSRNTDLQGHKRTHTGEKPYKCDLCPAAFSHSTNLRRHEQTHKGKKPYKCDLCPAEFSQSTYLQRHKQGHMGKEQYKCTLCSAMFVRREHLAHHLDMHLQGSVQVQEVQP
- the LOC135378675 gene encoding zinc finger protein 431-like isoform X1 — protein: MDDTPKNTCLFTGAANGLFRINDESPSSSPSDSQLRDMQLSPMFSSQVMRVKVEPHESGCLIQQVHILQQHCREPASGGDTCGAPTGMDHSGDEPRDDSSNEQVFIEVKTEPYDTAIFARRDQMGHGVDSEETTAGTRMLHIEDEPTDVCDPAFSDTQSSINTTKEAGESSVSGYEEDGLYKCACVPIAHLDGELKTHEPKLLNCDTCSKTFRHMSTLRAHAKSHNGKGFYRCQMCALVCTSPASLECHMLAHACKKSEQHPVSSTHHVGGKRLRCDPSPATSSQSESASSQPHKRTGEKPYRCDLCPAEFTLGKILRRHKLTHTGEKPHKCHLCPAEFALSTNLRRHQRTHTGERPYKCNLCPAMFARSADLQHHERTHTGVKPYKCDLCPAEFSRCTGLLCHKRTHTGEKPYKCDLCPAEFRYSTNLRCHKQTHTGDKPYKCNLCSAEFSRRANLQRHELSHTGEKPHKCNLCPAEFALGAVLQRHKLTHTGEKPHKCHLCSAEFTLSANLRRHERTHTDEKPYKCDLCPAMFTRSQDLRRHESKHTGVKPYKCDLCPAEFSRCTGLLCHKRTHTGEKPYKCDLCPAVFRYNTNLRCHKQTHTGNKPFQCNLCPAKFSRRTNLQRHEQTHTGEKPYKCDLCPAEFSRNTDLQGHKRTHTGEKPYKCDLCPAAFSHSTNLRRHEQTHKGKKPYKCDLCPAEFSQSTYLQRHKQGHMGKEQYKCTLCSAMFVRREHLAHHLDMHLQGSVQVQEVQP